The proteins below come from a single Ruficoccus amylovorans genomic window:
- a CDS encoding ribonuclease HII codes for MNSQTNKLSNSQTSFPLWEMDCGVFRECGALVGVDEAGRGALAGPVVAAAFCPGEGFFENSELRELCADITDSKLLSPAQREEILARLEQWRDEGRVAFAAAAGEIDEIERLNILGATRLAMTRALEALPLELPSAGEAEMPLFEQAASGPRLRILIDGKPLKNFPYAHDGLVKGDSRSLCIAAASIVAKVTRDRLMVALDAEFPAYGFAGHKGYGTATHRAALHAHGPCPYHRTLFLRKVLGEGEGKGRNS; via the coding sequence ATGAACTCTCAAACCAACAAACTTTCAAACTCTCAAACCTCCTTCCCCCTCTGGGAGATGGACTGTGGCGTCTTTCGCGAATGCGGGGCGCTCGTGGGGGTGGACGAGGCCGGACGCGGGGCCTTGGCCGGGCCGGTGGTGGCGGCGGCGTTTTGTCCCGGAGAGGGATTTTTTGAAAATAGCGAGCTGCGGGAACTTTGCGCCGACATCACCGACTCGAAGCTCCTTTCCCCCGCCCAGCGCGAGGAGATCCTCGCCCGGCTGGAACAGTGGCGGGACGAGGGCAGGGTGGCCTTTGCCGCCGCGGCCGGCGAGATTGACGAGATTGAGCGCCTGAACATCCTTGGTGCGACCCGGCTGGCCATGACCCGGGCGCTGGAAGCGCTCCCTTTGGAGTTGCCGTCCGCCGGGGAGGCGGAGATGCCGCTTTTTGAACAAGCGGCCAGCGGCCCGCGCCTGCGTATTCTGATCGACGGCAAGCCCTTGAAGAACTTCCCCTACGCCCACGACGGGCTGGTCAAAGGTGACAGCCGCAGCCTCTGCATTGCCGCCGCCTCCATCGTGGCCAAGGTCACGCGGGACCGGCTCATGGTCGCGCTCGACGCGGAGTTCCCCGCCTACGGTTTCGCCGGGCACAAGGGCTACGGCACCGCTACCCATCGGGCCGCCCTGCACGCGCATGGCCCGTGCCCGTATCACCG